In the Raineyella fluvialis genome, ACACCATCGTCGTGCCGGCGGTGGCCTACCCGACGTACGCCGTGGGAGCCCTGCTGGCGGGGGCCCGGGTCGTGCCCGCGACCGATCTGGAGTCCCTCCGGGCGACCCTGGGAGACGTACGCCCCTCACTGGTCTGGATCAACTCGCCGGCCAATCCCACCGGCGAGATCCTCGAGGACTCCGCTCTGCGGGCCTGGGTCGACTACGCCCGGGCAGCGGGGGCCGTACTGGCCTCCGACGAGTGCTACGGGGAGTTCGCCTGGGACGCCGAACCCCGCTCGGTCCTGCACCCCAGCATCTGCGGTGAGGACCACACCGGGCTGCTCGCCGTCCACTCGCTGTCGAAGCGATCGAACCTCGCCGGCTACCGGGCCGGCTTCATCGCCGGCGACCAGGGCATCGTGCAGGACCTCCTCGAGCTGCGCAAGCACGCCGGGATGATGATGCCCGGCCCGGTCCAGGCCGTGATGGCCGCGCTGCTGGGCGACGACGAGCATGTCCGGGTGCAGCGCGAGCGGTACCGCGCCCGACGCGAGGTGCTGCGTCCGGCGCTGGAGGCGGCCGGGTTCCGGATCGACCACTCCGCGGGATCCCTCTACCTGTGGGCGACCCGGGACGAGGACTGCCGGACGACACTCGACCGGCTGGCCGCGCTGGGCATCCTGGCCGCCCCCGGGGATTTCTACGGTGAGGCCGGCGCACGTCACGTCCGGGTCGCCCTCACCGCCACCGATGAGCGGATCGCCGAGGCGGCGAGACGGCTGACCGAGCAGGCCTGACGCTGCGCGAGTGGCCCCAGCGGCCCTGGAGCGGTCAGGACTTCGGGGCCGCGGACGCCGATGGGGTGAGGAACGTCACGGTGACGGTCCGGGTGCCGGTGGAGGGCACCGAGGTCCAGGCGGGCAGCTGACCCGCCGCCCACGTCCACTCCTGGTCGGCGACGCTGACGGTGCGGACACCGGAGGTCGACGCGTTCACGACCGCGTACGAGGCGATCGCCCACGCCTGGTCATCGGAGCTGCCCGTCGCCGTCAGGGTGGCGCCGTCGGCGCTCACCTTGGCGCTGACCCCGAGCGCCTTGTGCAGCGAGGAGGCCAGGCCGGCGGCATCCGCGGTCGCCGGAGTCGTGTAGCCACAGGTGACCCCGGCCGGCGTCTGGCCGGTGAGCACGCTGGCGACCACCCGGGCGTTCTGCTCGTGCTTGCGGTAGGCCTCGGGGTGGCCCGACTTCTGCACCGCCTGCGCCACCGTCGTGATGTCCCCGGTCTCCCAGCCATCGATCTTCACGAGGTGGGCGTAGAAGGCGTCCGAGGCGAAGAAGGGATCGAGGATCTGCTCCGTCGTCCCCCACCCCTGGGAGGGACGCTGCTGGAACAGACCGACCGAGTCACGGTCACCGTAGTCGAGATTGCGGATGCCCGATTCCTGGTAGGCGGTGGCGACGGCGATCGTCCCGGCGCGGGCGGGCAGCCCCTTGGCGACGGACCTGCCGACGATGATGCTGGCGTAGTGGGCCTGCTCCAGGTCGAGCACGGTCGTGTTCCCCCCGGCCTCGAGGCGGCACCGCGGCTCGAACGGCGTGGGCTGGATGTACTCGTTCATCCTCAACCAGACGATGCCACCGACCAGGGCGACGGCGAGCAGCAGCACGACGGCGCCGGCCGCGATGCCACAGCCGCACCCTCGGCGCTGCCGAGCCCGGTCGCGGGAGCCGCCCTCCCCCCGGCGTACGGTCCGGGGTTCCGTCGGCACCGTGGCCTCGGCGAGGGGAGGGCCCAGCGGAATCGTACGATCGGGGTCGTAGGGCTGACCGGGGGTGGACATCAGTTCGCGTGCAGGGCCGCGTTCAGCTCGACCGTCCGGCCCTCACGGGAGCGCACCTGGACGGCCCCGGTGAGGGAGTTGCGCAGGAAGAGCAGGCCGTTCTGGCCGGACAACTCGGCGGCCTTCGCGGTGCCGCCGTCGGGGAGCTGGACCTTGGTCCCGGCGGTCACGTAGAGGCCGGCTTCGACCACGCAGTTGTCACCCAGTGAGATGCCGATGCCGGAGTTGGCGCCCAGCAGGCAGCCCTCGCCGATGGAGACCCGTTCCTTGCCGCCGCCGGACAGGGTGCCCATGATGGAGGCGCCGCCGCCGATGTCGGAGCCGTCCCCGACCACCACACCCTGGGAGATCCGGCCCTCCACCATCGAGTGACCGAGGGTGCCGGCGTTGAAGTTCACGAAGCCCTCATGCATCACCGTGGTGCCCTCGGCCAGGTGGGCGCCGAGCCGGGCCCGGTCGGCGTCGGCGAGTCGTACGCCGCGGGGCACGACGTAGTCGATCATCCGGGGGAACTTGTCGACCGAGAAGACCGTGACGTGGCCGAGCCTGGCGCGCAGCCGGGCCCGGGTGGCCTCGAAGCCCTCGACGGCGCAAGGACCGGCCGAGGTCCACACGACGTTCGGCAGCACGGCGAAGATGCCGTCGAGGTTCAGCGTGTTCGGCCGGACCAGGGTGTGGCTGAGCAGGTGCAGCCGCAGGTACGCATCGGACGTGTCGGCCGGAGCCGCGTCCAGATCGATGACCGTGAGCACCGCCTGGGTACGCACACCGCGGGCCTCGTCGCTGGTCACGCCGGCGGTCACCGCTTCCGGAGCCTCGGCGCCGTCGGGCTCGCCCAGAGCGGGAGCGGGATACCAGGTGTCGAGGACCTGACCGGAGGTGTGGATGGTGGCCAGACCCCAACCGTGGGCCGTACGTGCGGTGTCAGTCATGGCGACGACTCTACCGAGTCCGGCCCAACCCCCCGTACTCCTGAACCGTGGGTACGGGCCCGTCGGACCGTTCCGACGAGGGGGACCGTGCCGCGTCGGATGACACGGTCCGGCGGCGGGCGACCCGCAGGTCCCCCACGGCGATGACCGCCGCCACCAGCAGCACGGCGGCGATGGTCAGGTACGCCGTCCGGAAGGCGACGAGGAATCCCGAGCCGGCGGCGGCGCCGAAGAAGATCGACGTGATCATCGCGTTGCCGATGGCGGTCCCGATGCGCTGTGCCGTCGACATCACACCTCCGGCGGTGCCGCCGACCTCGCTCGGGACGTCCTCGAGGGTCATCGTCTGGTTGGCCGCTCCCAGGGCGCCCTGGCCGATGCCGGCGAGCGCCCACGGCAGCGCGAGCCACCAGAAGCTCGCGCCGAGGTCGACGACGGCCCGGGCGACGCCCACGGCCGCCACGCAGGACCCGGCGATCAGCACGATGGCACCGACGACGATGCTGCGTCCGTGATCGACGGTGTGACGTCCCGACCAATGCGCCGACCCCGCGCTGAGGATGGCGTTCGGCAGGGTGACCAGTCCGGTGGCGAGAGCGCTCGCCCCGAGCCCCTGCTGGAGGAACAGTGCCGCGATCACGAAGATCGAGGTCGAGCCGACGAAGAAGATCCCACTCACCGCGGTGCCGAAGCTGAATGACGGGAACGCGAAGAGTGCCGGGTCGACCATCGGCGCATGCCCGCGCGCACGGTAGGCCCGCTCCCAGCCGAGCCAGCCGCCGAGGAGGACGAGACCGAGCGGCACCAGCGACCACAGCCAGGTCGATCCGTGGGCCGTGAAGGGGAACATCACGCAGAGCACCGCCACCGCCAGCAGCAGGGCGCCGACGGGATCGAGGTCGAGACGCTCACGCCGCCGGTCGAGTGCTCCGCCGCGGGCCCGGACGGCCCGTGCCTCGCGGGCGAGCCGCCGGCGCTGCCGCTCCCGGCCGAACGGCAGCCAGCGCAGGGCCAGGACCACCCCCACCAGGCCGAGGGGAGTGTTGAGCAGGAACGATGCCCGCCACCCGTCATGCGGCCCCAGCCAGGCGATCATCGTGCCGGCGACCAGCGGCCCGACCGCGACCGACACCGCGATCACCATGCCCAACAGGGCGAACGCCCGGGCCCGCCCACGGCCGGAGAACAGTTGCTGGATCATCCCCATCACCTGGGGGTTGTAGAGGGCGGCACCGATGCCCTGGGCGAGCCGGGCCAGGTTGAGCGCCGCGGGGGTGGAGGCGAGCCCGCAGGCGAGGGAGGCCAGGGTGAAGACCGCCAGCCCCACCGTGAAGAGCATCGAGCGGCCCACCGTGTCCCCGATCCGTCCGGCGGGGATCAGCACGATCCCGAAGGCGAGGGCATAGCCGGACAGGGCCCACTGCAGGTCGGCCGGGCTCGCCCCCAGCCCCTGCTCGATCGTCGGCAGGGCCACGTTGATCGAGGAGATCGCCATCAGGGCCAGGGCGATCGGGACCATCAGGACCAGCAGGATCCGGTAGCGGTGGAAGGTGCGGTCCGTTCCCTCGACCCGGATCACATTGCGGTCATTCACAGCCCCGAGTCAACGCCTCCCCGCGGCGATTGGCCAATCGCGGCCGGGTGTTGCCGCCCTGTCGCCAGCGCCCGGCGGCACCACCCGACCGGTAGGGTGCAGATATGGCCCTGGATCTGCGTGCGGACGTCGTCGACCTGCTCGGATCGATCGTCGACATCGAATCGGTGAGCGGGAACGAGCGGCACCTCGCCGACGAGGTCGAGAGCGCCCTGCGGGAGTACCCGCACCTCGAGGTCGTCCGCCTCGGCAACAACGTTCTCGCCCGCACCGGTCTGGGCCGGGCGGAACGGGTCGTGGTCGCCGGGCACCTGGACACGGTGCCCTTGGCGGACAACCTCCCCTCCGAGATCCGTACGGTCGACGGCGAGGAACGGCTGTACGGGCGAGGCACCTGTGACATGAAGGCCGGCGTGGCGGTCGCCCTCTCTCTCGCCGCGGAACTCTCCGCGCCCAGCCGGGACGTGACCTGGATCTTCTACGACAACGAGGAGGTCGAGGCGGCGCGTAACGGCCTCAACACCGTCGAGCGTGAGCGCCCCGACCTGATGGAGGCCGATTTCGCCGTGCTCGGCGAGCCGTCCGGAGCCCGGGTCGAAGGCGGTTGCCAGGGCACCATGCGGTTCACCCTCACCACGACCGGCGTGGCCGCCCACTCCGCGCGCGCCTGGCGTGGCGTCAACGCCATCCATGCCGCCGCCGACGTGCTGGAACGGCTGGCGGCGTACGAGCCCCGCAAGGTCGTCGTCGACGGCCTGGAGTACATCGAGGGCCTCAACGCCGTCCGTATCCACGGGGGCGTCGCGGGCAACGTGATCCCGGATCGCTGCACGATCGAGATCAACTTCCGCTTCGCCCCGGATCGTACGCCGGAGGAGGCGGAACGCTACGTCCGCGATGTCTTCGAGGGCTACCCGATCGAGGTGACCGACCTCGCGCCGGGCGCCCGCCCGGGCCTCGACCTGCCGATCGCGCAGGAGTTCCTCCGCGCCGTCGGCTCCGAACCGGCGGCGAAATACGGATGGACCGACGTCGCCCGGTTCTCGGCGCGCGGTGTCCCGGCCGTGAACTACGGACCCGGCGACCCGCTCAAGGCCCACCAGGACGACGAGTACTGCGCCGTCGCCTCCGTCCGCACGGTGCGGGCCGCGCTGGCGCAGTGGCTGGGCGGCGGCCCCGCCGGTGCCAGGACCAGCGGCGATGAGTGAGGTCCGGCCACGGCGTCGCCGGCAGGGTCCCGTCGTCCGAGGGCAGCAGACGTGGCAGCCGACGACGACCGACCAGCGGCTGCTGGACGCGAAGGGCTCCGTCGAGTGGGTGCACGAGGACCCCTGGCGGGTGATGCGGATCCAGTCGGAGTTCGTCGAGGGGTTCGGGACACTGGCGGAGCTCGGGCCGGCGGTGACGGTCTTCGGGTCCGCCCGGACCGTCGCCGACAGCGAGCACTACGCCGCAGGGATCGAACTGGGGCGCAAGCTGGCGATGGCGGGCTTCGCCGTCGTCACCGGCGGCGGGCCGGGGGCGATGGAGGCCGCCAACCGCGGCGCGGCGGAGGCCGGCGGCGTGTCGGTGGGACTGGGCATCGAACTCCCGTACGAGAACACCTTCAACGACTGGGTCAACCTCGGCATTTACTTCCGCTACTTCTTCGTCCGCAAGGTGATGTTCCTCAAGTACGCCTGCGGCGTCGTGGCGCTGCCCGGGGGAGTGGGGACGATGGATGAGCTGTTCGAGACCGTCACCCTGGTGCAGACCGGCAAGCTCACCTCGTTCCCGATCATCATGTACGGCTGCGACTACTGGCAGGGCGTGCGGCAGTGGATGGAGCGCTCGATGGTGCCGGCGGGCTACGTCTCGCCGGACGACCTGGCGCTGGTCAGGGCGACAGACGACCTGGACGAGATCGTCGAGCTGATGCTGACAGCCGAGACCCGCATCTCCGGGCGGGTCGCCGCGTCGCGTCGGGACCTGTGAGGGGGACGGTCCGATGATTCCTTGGCTGCTGGTCGGCCTGGCCGTCGTGGTGCTGGGGCTGAGCGTCCCGGTCGCCCGCGGGGCCTTCGGGGAGATGCCGCAGCCGCCCGGGGACCGCCGCCGGACGCCTCCTGCGGCTGTCGTCGACGACACCCCGGCTGACGACCTGACTGACCCTGACTTGCCCGATGCGGGATAATAGTGGCGGTTTGTACGTTCCAACGAGGTGAGGATGCACGATGGCAGCTATGAAGCCCCGGACCGGCGACGGCCCCATGGAGGTCACCAAGGAGGGTCGGGGGATCGTCATGCGAGTCCCGCTGGAGGGTGGTGGCCGGCTGGTCGTCGAGATGAATCCCGCGGAGGCCTCGGAGCTTGCCGGAGCGCTCACGGCGGTCGTCGGCTGACAGTCGTCCGGTGATCGGCACCGGCTCGGGACATCACGGTTCCGGGCGGCACGCTCCGGAACATCGCGGCAGGGCCCCGGGTCATCGACCCGGGGCCCTGCTGATGTCAGCGGCACTCCGCCAGGGAGCCGGTCAGCCCTGGACGGCCCTGAGTTCCGGGTGGGCCGCGAAGTAGTCGATCGCCTTCTGGTAGACGTCGACCGTCTCGCGGGCGATCTTCTCCCAGGAGAACACGTCGACCGCGCGCTGTCGTCCGGCCTTGCCCATCGCCTCGGCGCGGGCGGGGTCGCGGACCAGTTCATTGAGTTTCGCGGCGAACTGCGCCTCGAAGTTGCGCACGTACTCCGGGTCGCCGGCCTGGGCGGGGTCGTACGCCACCAGCAGGCCCGTCTCGCCGTCGTTGACGACCTCCGGGATGCCGCCGACGGCACTGGCCACGACGGCGGTCTCCGAGGCCATCGCCTCGAGGTTCACGATGCCGAGGGGCTCGTAGATCGACGGGCAGGCGAACACTGTCGCGTGCGCCAGCACCTGCCGGACACTCGGGCGCGGCAGCATCTCCCGCACCCAGGTCACACCGCCACCGCGGGCCTCCTTGAGATGGCCGAAGGCGGCGTTGAACTCGGCGGCGATCTCCGGGGTGTCGGGAGCGCCGGCGAGCAGCAGCAGTTGGGTGTCCGGGTCGAGTTGCTCCGCCGCCCGGACCAGGTGCACCAGGCCCTTCTGCCGGGTGATCCGGCCGACGAAGGCGACGTACGGACGGGAGAGGTCGATGCCGAGATTCTCGACGACGTCGGTGTTCGGGTCCGGGGTGAACTCCTCGGGGTCGATGCCGTTGAGCACCACATGGACCTTCTCGGGGTCAAGCTCGGGGTAGGCCTCGAGGATCGAGCGGCGCATGCCGTTCGAGACGGCGATCACCGCGGAGGCGCCGTTGTAAGCGGTGCGTTCCGCCCAGGATGACAGGTTGTAACCGCCGCCGAGCTGCTCCTTCTTCCATGGGCGGTCCGGCTCGAGGGAGTGGGCCGACACGACGTGGGGGATCTCCCGGAAGATGCCGCCGAGATGGCCGGCGAGGTTCGCGTACCAGGTGTGGGAGTGCACCAGGTCGATCCCCTCGGGAAGGGCGGAGACCATGGAGAGGTCGGCGCCGAACACGCGCAGCGCGGCGTTCGCGCCCGCGGGGTAGACCTCGGCGTGCGCGGTGGCCCCCTCGCGGGGCTCGCCCATGCACTGGACGTCGACATCGATGAACTTGCGCAGCTGCGGGACGAGCTGCTGGACGTGGACTCCGGCGCCCCCGTAGATCGTCGGCGGGTACTCCCGGGTCAGGACCGAAACACTCAGGCTCATGGGAGGATGCTCGCACACCCTGCCTACCAGGTTCTGCAGGGCACGGAGAATCATGGAACTCTCGGCAATTCGCTTGTCGGTGGCCCGGCCGGGCCATAGGTTCAGGTCATGACGTCCCGCCCCAAGGTCCTGTCCATCGTCCTCGCCGGTGGTGAGGGCAAGCGACTGATGCCCCTCACCCTTGACCGCGCCAAGCCGGCGGTGCCCTTCGGGGGCACCTTGCGGCTGATCGATTTCGTCCTGTCGAACATGGTGAACTCCAGCCTGCTCCAGGTCGCCGTGCTGACCCAGTACAAGTCCCACTCGCTCGACCGCCACATCACCCTCACGTGGCGCATGTCGAACATGCTGGGCAACTTCATCACGCCCGTGCCGGCCCAGCAGCGCCTCGGACCGCACTGGTACCAGGGCAGCGCCGACGCGATCTACCAGTCGATGAACCTGATCCGGGACGCGAACCCGGACTACGTGGTGGTCTTCGGGGCTGACAACATCTACCGGATGGACATCGGCCAGATGCTCGAGGCGCACATCGACTCCGGTCTCGGGGCGACCGTGGCGGGCATCCGGGTGCCGCGGGCCGAGGCCAGCGCGTTCGGCATCATCGACGCCGCCCCGGACAAGAAGATCCGTCAGTTCCTCGAGAAGCCGGCCGATCCGCCGGGGCTGCCGGACAGCCCGGACGAGTCGTTCGCCTCGATGGGCAACTACATCTTCAACAAGGATGCCCTGGTCGCCGCTCTCGAGGCCGACGCGGCCGACGAGAACGCCCGCCACGACATGGGTGGGGACATCATCCCGGCCTTCGTCGACAAGGGCGAGGCTCAGGTCTACGACTTCAAGGACAACGAGGTCGCCGGTGCCACCGAGGAGGACCGCAACTACTGGCGGGACGTGGGCACCATCGACGCGTTCTTCGACGCCCACATGGACCTGGTGGCGGTGAAGCCGAACTTCAACCTGTACAACGACGAATGGCCGATCTTCAGCTACCAGCGCCAGCTGCCCGGCGCGAAGTTCACGTTGCGAGGCACCGCCGAGGACTCCATCGTCTCGGCGGGCTCCATCATCTCGGGCGGCGATGTCGACTCTTCGGTGCTGTCACCGAAGGTGCGGGTCGACAAGTGGGCCAAGGTCGAGCAGTCGATCCTGATGGACAACGCGCAGGTCGGCCGCAATGCCGTCGTCCGCCGGGCCATCCTGGACAAGAACGTCGTCGTCGAGCGCGGTGCCGAGGTGGGCGTCGACCATGAAGCCGATCGCGCCCGGGGCTTCACGGTGTCGGCAGGGGGCATCACCGTGGTGCCCAAGGACTTCGTGGTCAAGGCCGTCTGACCGCGTCACCGGGACATCAGAAGGCCCCACCCGTGCGGGTGGGGCCTTCGTTCGTTCCCGCCCGGGGTGATGCCGGCGAGGCCCGCGAGGCTCCCTGCGTCGGTCGCTCGCCGCCTTATCGAGTCCCTGCGAGGCGCCGCCCACGAGTGGACAGCGTGCTCAGAAGCGAGGATGACCCAGGACCATGCGCCATAGGGCAAACCTATGGTCGAATTGCCGAACACACCCAGGCGTCGCTGGTCGCGTATGTCAGGTCAATTGCCGGTGAGGTGGGGAGGGTGTGTTCTTCCACCTGACCATAGGTTTGCCCTATGGCGCGACGGTGCGGGGCGTACGTCGCGTAGGCCGCGTGCGTCGCGTGCGTCGCGTGCGTCGCGTATGCGCGTACGCCGATGGCTCCGCCCCCGAGGGTCAGGAGGCCCGCCGGGAGGCGACCAGCAGCCCGTTGCCCACCGGGAGCAGGGCGGGGACCCAGACGTCGTCGAGGGACTCCACGGCCTCCAGGGCCTCCCGGATGACGATTGTCTCGTCGTCCTCGTTCGCCGGGTCGGCGACCAGGTTGTGCCACAGGGCGTTGTTGACGACCAGGACGCCGTCGGCACGCAGCAGGCGCTGCGCCTGCTCGATGTACTCCCCGCAGTCGAGCATGTCGGCGTCGATGAAGACCAGGTCGTACGCGGCATCCGACAGCTTCGGCATCACGGTCAGCGCATCGCCCGCGATCAGCCGGATGCGGTTCGTCGGGACACCCGCCTCGCGGAAGACCGCCCGGGC is a window encoding:
- a CDS encoding MFS transporter; the protein is MNDRNVIRVEGTDRTFHRYRILLVLMVPIALALMAISSINVALPTIEQGLGASPADLQWALSGYALAFGIVLIPAGRIGDTVGRSMLFTVGLAVFTLASLACGLASTPAALNLARLAQGIGAALYNPQVMGMIQQLFSGRGRARAFALLGMVIAVSVAVGPLVAGTMIAWLGPHDGWRASFLLNTPLGLVGVVLALRWLPFGRERQRRRLAREARAVRARGGALDRRRERLDLDPVGALLLAVAVLCVMFPFTAHGSTWLWSLVPLGLVLLGGWLGWERAYRARGHAPMVDPALFAFPSFSFGTAVSGIFFVGSTSIFVIAALFLQQGLGASALATGLVTLPNAILSAGSAHWSGRHTVDHGRSIVVGAIVLIAGSCVAAVGVARAVVDLGASFWWLALPWALAGIGQGALGAANQTMTLEDVPSEVGGTAGGVMSTAQRIGTAIGNAMITSIFFGAAAGSGFLVAFRTAYLTIAAVLLVAAVIAVGDLRVARRRTVSSDAARSPSSERSDGPVPTVQEYGGLGRTR
- the dapD gene encoding 2,3,4,5-tetrahydropyridine-2,6-dicarboxylate N-succinyltransferase, with translation MTDTARTAHGWGLATIHTSGQVLDTWYPAPALGEPDGAEAPEAVTAGVTSDEARGVRTQAVLTVIDLDAAPADTSDAYLRLHLLSHTLVRPNTLNLDGIFAVLPNVVWTSAGPCAVEGFEATRARLRARLGHVTVFSVDKFPRMIDYVVPRGVRLADADRARLGAHLAEGTTVMHEGFVNFNAGTLGHSMVEGRISQGVVVGDGSDIGGGASIMGTLSGGGKERVSIGEGCLLGANSGIGISLGDNCVVEAGLYVTAGTKVQLPDGGTAKAAELSGQNGLLFLRNSLTGAVQVRSREGRTVELNAALHAN
- the dapE gene encoding succinyl-diaminopimelate desuccinylase, with the translated sequence MALDLRADVVDLLGSIVDIESVSGNERHLADEVESALREYPHLEVVRLGNNVLARTGLGRAERVVVAGHLDTVPLADNLPSEIRTVDGEERLYGRGTCDMKAGVAVALSLAAELSAPSRDVTWIFYDNEEVEAARNGLNTVERERPDLMEADFAVLGEPSGARVEGGCQGTMRFTLTTTGVAAHSARAWRGVNAIHAAADVLERLAAYEPRKVVVDGLEYIEGLNAVRIHGGVAGNVIPDRCTIEINFRFAPDRTPEEAERYVRDVFEGYPIEVTDLAPGARPGLDLPIAQEFLRAVGSEPAAKYGWTDVARFSARGVPAVNYGPGDPLKAHQDDEYCAVASVRTVRAALAQWLGGGPAGARTSGDE
- the glgA gene encoding glycogen synthase, which codes for MSLSVSVLTREYPPTIYGGAGVHVQQLVPQLRKFIDVDVQCMGEPREGATAHAEVYPAGANAALRVFGADLSMVSALPEGIDLVHSHTWYANLAGHLGGIFREIPHVVSAHSLEPDRPWKKEQLGGGYNLSSWAERTAYNGASAVIAVSNGMRRSILEAYPELDPEKVHVVLNGIDPEEFTPDPNTDVVENLGIDLSRPYVAFVGRITRQKGLVHLVRAAEQLDPDTQLLLLAGAPDTPEIAAEFNAAFGHLKEARGGGVTWVREMLPRPSVRQVLAHATVFACPSIYEPLGIVNLEAMASETAVVASAVGGIPEVVNDGETGLLVAYDPAQAGDPEYVRNFEAQFAAKLNELVRDPARAEAMGKAGRQRAVDVFSWEKIARETVDVYQKAIDYFAAHPELRAVQG
- a CDS encoding DUF3117 domain-containing protein, with translation MAAMKPRTGDGPMEVTKEGRGIVMRVPLEGGGRLVVEMNPAEASELAGALTAVVG
- the dapC gene encoding succinyldiaminopimelate transaminase — translated: MTSRPSPASTFTPEGRAGGRRRVADILPDFPWDTIAGAKATAASHPGGLCDLSVGTPVDPTPELARRVLADAADAHGYPTTMGTHALRDAIVAYLSDRWGAVGLGHRGVLPVIGTKELVAWLPLQLGLGPADTIVVPAVAYPTYAVGALLAGARVVPATDLESLRATLGDVRPSLVWINSPANPTGEILEDSALRAWVDYARAAGAVLASDECYGEFAWDAEPRSVLHPSICGEDHTGLLAVHSLSKRSNLAGYRAGFIAGDQGIVQDLLELRKHAGMMMPGPVQAVMAALLGDDEHVRVQRERYRARREVLRPALEAAGFRIDHSAGSLYLWATRDEDCRTTLDRLAALGILAAPGDFYGEAGARHVRVALTATDERIAEAARRLTEQA
- the glgC gene encoding glucose-1-phosphate adenylyltransferase, which translates into the protein MTSRPKVLSIVLAGGEGKRLMPLTLDRAKPAVPFGGTLRLIDFVLSNMVNSSLLQVAVLTQYKSHSLDRHITLTWRMSNMLGNFITPVPAQQRLGPHWYQGSADAIYQSMNLIRDANPDYVVVFGADNIYRMDIGQMLEAHIDSGLGATVAGIRVPRAEASAFGIIDAAPDKKIRQFLEKPADPPGLPDSPDESFASMGNYIFNKDALVAALEADAADENARHDMGGDIIPAFVDKGEAQVYDFKDNEVAGATEEDRNYWRDVGTIDAFFDAHMDLVAVKPNFNLYNDEWPIFSYQRQLPGAKFTLRGTAEDSIVSAGSIISGGDVDSSVLSPKVRVDKWAKVEQSILMDNAQVGRNAVVRRAILDKNVVVERGAEVGVDHEADRARGFTVSAGGITVVPKDFVVKAV
- a CDS encoding TIGR00730 family Rossman fold protein, coding for MSEVRPRRRRQGPVVRGQQTWQPTTTDQRLLDAKGSVEWVHEDPWRVMRIQSEFVEGFGTLAELGPAVTVFGSARTVADSEHYAAGIELGRKLAMAGFAVVTGGGPGAMEAANRGAAEAGGVSVGLGIELPYENTFNDWVNLGIYFRYFFVRKVMFLKYACGVVALPGGVGTMDELFETVTLVQTGKLTSFPIIMYGCDYWQGVRQWMERSMVPAGYVSPDDLALVRATDDLDEIVELMLTAETRISGRVAASRRDL